The Drechmeria coniospora strain ARSEF 6962 chromosome 02, whole genome shotgun sequence genome has a segment encoding these proteins:
- a CDS encoding mannosyl-oligosaccharide 1,2-alpha-mannosidase: protein MSFNAPRNVPDFTAPHRDLEDRAWVAASRRIVSGGRGGIIHEVQDRVAGLFEPDQLPMYKDKPYGYTPLMRRRRWWRRKRSMILSIVAILSLLYYTGYLPGRGTRRKTASAWTWAAPSTPEKNGPDWDERRKHVVEAFELSWDAYERYAWGYDQYRPSSKTGNNMAPHGLGWIIIDSLDTMIVMNQTKRLQHAREWLSKSLVWNQDQDVNTFETTIRMLGGLLSAHYLSNEFPNMAPLAEDDPGKPGEDLYLEKAKDLADRLMVAFESSSGIPYASVNLAKMHGIPSHEDGGASSTAEATSVQLEFKYLAKLTGEKQFWDKVEKVMKVVDDNNAQDGLVPIYISAKDGKFQGDNIRLGSRGDSYYEYLIKQYLQTNKQEPVYEEMWNHALEGVRKHLVTYTEPSGFTIIGERPSGLDGFLSAKMDHLVCFMPGTIALAVTGGISEAEARKLPSWDEKKEKDMRLARELMQTCWGMYKFMATGLAAEITHFNIASPPPAESAPHAAPADFDADPQARWRQDYSVKGNDVHNLQRPETVESLFYMWRITGEVKYRDWGWEMFRSFTNYTAVEENGGFTSLRDANVIPPIILDNMESFWLAETLKYFYLLFSPNDVLPLDKIVFNTEAHPFPRFDLGQLFKTGWQRKPRDAEGKTAEERAAEQKAAEEKTAEQKAAEQKAAEQQQQQQQQPAAAQPAAANVVAGQ from the exons ATGTCCTTCAACGCACCGAGGAATGTGCCCGACTTTACGGCTCCCCACCGAGACCTCGAGGACCGAGCATGGGTCGCGGCGTCGCGGCGAATCGTTTcgggcggccgcggcggcatcATCCACGAGGTCCAGGATCGGGTCGCCGGCTTGTTCGAGCCGGACCAGCTGCCAATGTACAAGGACAAGCCGTACGGGTACACGCCTTTgatgcggcgacgacggtggtggAGGCGGAAGCGGTCCATGATCctcagcatcgtcgccataCTCTCCCTGCTATACTATACCGGCTACCTGCCCGGCCGCGGCACGCGACGGAAaacggcgtcggcatggacgtgggcggcaccgtcgactcCCGAGAAGAACGGTCCCGACTGGGACGAGAGGCGAAAGCACGTGGTGGAAGCCTTTGAGCTGAGCTGGGACGCGTACGAACGATACGCCTGGG GATACGACCAGTatcggccgtcgtccaagACGGGCAACAACATGGCCCCTCACGGGCTTGGCTGGATCATCATCGACTCGTTGGACACGATGATTGTGATGAACCAGACGAAGCGCCTCCAGCACGCGCGAGAGTGGCTCTCCAAATCCCTCGTGTGGAACCAGGATCAAGACGTCAACACGTTCGAGACGACCATCAGGATGCTCGGCGGATTGCTGTCGGCCCACTACCTGTCGAACGAGTTCCCGAACATGGCGCccctggccgaggacgatccCGGCAAGCCGGGGGAGGACCTGTACCTCGAAAAGGCCAAGGATCTCGCCGACCGGCTGATGGTGGCCTTTGAGTCGAGCTCGGGCATCCCGTACGCGAGCGTGAACCTCGCCAAGATGCACGGCATCCCCTCGcacgaggacggaggcgcgtcctcgacggccgaggcgacgagcgtCCAGCTCGAGTTCAAGTATCTCGCCAAGCTCACGGGCGAGAAGCAGTTCTGGGACAAGGTCGAGAAGGTGATgaaggtcgtcgacgacaacaaCGCGCAGGACGGCCTCGTGCCCATCTACATCTcggccaaggacggcaagtTTCAGGGCGACAACATCCGGCTGGGCAGCCGCGGCGACTCGTACTACGAGTATCTGATCAAGCAGTACCTGCAGACGAACAAGCAGGAGCCCGTGTACGAGGAGATGTGGAACCACGCGCTCGAAGGCGTTCGGAAGCACCTCGTCACCTACACGGAGCCATCGGGCTTCACCATCATcggcgagcggccgtcgGGCCTGGACGGTTTCCTGTCGGCCAAGATGGATCATCTGGTGTGCTTCATGCCCGGAaccatcgccctcgccgtgaCGGGCGGCATCTCGGAAGCCGAGGCGCGGAAGCTGCCGAGCTGGGAcgagaagaaggagaaggacATGCGGCTCGCGCGGGAGCTCATGCAGACGTGCTGGGGCATGTACAAGTTCATGGCGACggggctcgcggccgagatcACCCACTTCAACATCgcgagcccgccgccggccgagtcggcgccGCACGCGGCCCCGGCCGACTTCGACGCCGATCCGCAGGCGCGGTGGCGGCAGGACTACAGCGTCAAGGGCAACGACGTGCACAACCTCCAGCGGCCCGAGACGGTGGAGAGCCTGTTTTACATGTGGAGGATCACGGGCGAGGTCAAGTACCGAGACTGGGGCTGGGAGATGTTCCGCTCCTTCACCAACTacacggccgtcgaggagaacgGCGGCTTCACGAGCCTCCGCGACGCCAACGTCATCCCGCCCATCATCCTCGACAACATGGAGAGCTTCTGGCTG GCGGAGACGCTCAAGTACTTTTACCTCCTCTTCTCGCCCAACGACGTGCTGCCGCTGGACAAGATTGTCTTTAACACGGAGGCCCATCCCTTTCCCAGGTTCGACCTGGGCCAGCTGTTCAAGACCGGATGGCAGCGCAAGCCGCGGGATGCCGAGGGAAagacggcggaggagagggccgccgagcagaaggccgccgaggagaagacggcggagCAGAAGGCGGCGGAGCAGAAGGctgccgagcagcagcagcagcagcagcagcaacctGCCGCGGCGCAGCCTGCCGCGGCGAATGTTGTCGCGGGACAATGA
- a CDS encoding amino acid permease: MAPRSHVELKNLDIKAESVTQASTESTGEADDSHHRWQRHQQPSPRLPRHVQRFVNSFKADDSSANFFPSDHLSQVNSGGSAAPRGYGPYYYDLHLAAVESANTGLARKLKGRHLQMIAMGGSIGTGLFVASGRALHAGGPASLLIAFSIVGAMLYCTCQALGELAVIFPIAGSFSSWSTRFLDPSWGFAMGWNYAMQWLTVLPLEIIAASLTIRYWTYELPNAMFVTMFLVAIMIINLFGVKGYGEAEFTFSIIKVIAVIGFILLGIVLNCGGTPDRGYIGGEFWNNPGAFHHGLKGLCSVFVTAAFAFTGTELVGLAAAETANPRKSLPTAIKQVFWRITLFYIVALTLVGLLVPYNNPRLMDFDSPADAKASPFVIAIEEAGIEILPSVMNAVILIAVLSVGNSAVFGSSRTLVALAKLNQAPKILGYVDKRGRPLVAIAVAAAFGLLAYLAGMQYQTSVLDWLLAISGLSTVFTWASICLCHIRFRRAWAYHGRSLSTIPWVSQVGVLGSYCGLALNLLVLAAQFWVGAFPIGWEVLSASKIAQTFFLRYMGVPIVVTFYLSHKLLYGTKYVRIRDMDVDTGRRDFNLPILLAQEDEERASWPRWKKFYKLLC, encoded by the exons atGGCTCCTCGTAGCCACGTCGAGCTCAAAAACCTTGACATCAAGGCAGAGTCCGTCACCCAGGCCAGCACCGAGAGCACgggcgaagccgacgattCGCACCATCGGTGGCAACGCCATCAGCAGCCGTCGCCACGGCTTCCCCGCCACGTCCAACGCTTCGTCAACAGCttcaaggccgacgacagctcCGCCAACTTCTTCCCTTCCGACCACCTCAGCCAGGTcaacagcggcggcagcgctgCGCCCCGGGGCTATGGACCCTACTACTACGACCTGCacctggccgccgtcgagtcggCCAACACGGGGCTTGCCCGGAAGCTCAAGGGTCGCCACCTGCAGATGATTGCCATGGGAGGCTCCATCGGCACCGGCTTGTTCGTCGCCTCCGGGAGGGCGCTGCATGCTGGCGGCCCTGCCTCCCTGCTGATAGCcttctccatcgtcggcgccatgctgtactgcacgtgccaggcgctcggcgagctcgccgtcatcttccccatcgccggctccttctcctcctggTCCACGCGCTTCCTCGATCCCTCGTGGGGCTTCGCCATGGGCTGGAA ctACGCCATGCAGTGGCTCACCGTCTTGCCCCTCGagatcatcgccgcctcgttgACCATCCGCTATTGGACCTACGAGCTCCCGAATGCCATGTTCGTCACCATGtttctcgtcgccatcatgaTCATCAACCTCTTTGGCGTCAAGGGGTATGGCGAAGCCGAGTTTACCTTTTCCATCATCAAagtcatcgccgtcatcggcttCAT cctcctcggcatcgtcctcaACTGCGGGGGGACGCCCGACCGCGGATACATTGGCGGCGAGTTCTGGAACAACCCGGGTGCCTTTCACCACGGGCTCAAGGGCCTCTGCAGCGtcttcgtcaccgccgcctttgcctttaccggcaccgagctcgtcggcctggccgcggccgagacggccaacCCGCGGAAATCGCTCCCGACGGCCATCAAGCAGGTGTTTTGGCGCATCACCCTGTTCTacatcgtcgccctcaccctcgtcggcctgcttgTTCCCTACAACAACCCTCGGCTCATGGACTTTGACAgtcccgccgacgccaaggcCTCGCCcttcgtcatcgccatcgaggaggccggcatcgagatCCTCCCCTCGGTCATGAATgccgtcatcctcatcgccgtcttGTCCGTCGGCAACTCGGCCGTCTTCGGTTCCTCGCGaaccctcgtcgccctcgccaagctCAACCAGGCGCCCAAGATCCTCGGCTACGTCGACAAGAGAGGCCggcccctcgtcgccatcgccgtcgccgccgcctttggcCTGCTCGCCTATCTCGCCGGCATGCAGTACCAGACCAGCGTCCTCGACTGGCTCCTCGCCATCTCCGGCCTCTCCACCGTCTTCACCTGGGCCTCCATCTGCCTCTGCCACATCCGCTTCCGCCGCGCCTGGGCCTACCACGGCCGCAGCCTGAGCACCATACCTTGGGTCTCCCAGGTCGGCGTCCTAGGCTCCTACTGCGGCCTCGCTCTCAaccttctcgtcctcgccgcccagtTCTGGGTCGGCGCCTTCCCCATCGGCTGGGAGGTCCTGAGCGCCAGCAAGATTGCCCAGACCTTCTTCCTCAGGTACATGGGAgtgcccatcgtcgtcaccttCTACCTATCCCACAAGCTCCTCTACGGAACCAAGTACGTGAGGATCCGCGATATGGATGTCGACACCGGTCGCCGCGATTTCAACCTACCCATCCTTCTCGCccaggaggacgaggagcgtGCGTCGTGGCCCCGATGGAAGAAATTTTACAAGCTCCTCTGCTAG